Proteins from one uncultured Cohaesibacter sp. genomic window:
- a CDS encoding glycoside hydrolase family 2 protein — protein MPQHFSSLTTEQPLHDGWSIRCLSKGIADGASVPFAVPGDLHSALLAEELIPDPYWRDTEQSLDWIHESEWLAETSFLFEGDPAGRYALSFFNVDCHAIVTLNHVEIGRCESQFLRYDFTLGAALKKGENLLSIRFLSNSKVAQASKDAFPFPVPYIFWNCRLPHYNFLRKTQCHAGWDWNIALSPLGIYGGVTLKRIDKLRLDDVLVRQHHEQGKVRLELTAFYEAFEPAELTLAANFDGRVISDLVTIWPGEGKATLEIEVKEPQLWWPVGQGSQPLYDLTVMLDGQSINRRVGLRTVELVTDKDDIGSRFAFRINGREIFARGANWIPGDALPARATPEKVRDLLTSAVEANMNMIRVWGGGQYEQDWFYELCSELGIMVWHDFMFACNLYPAADHHWLGLVREEARQQVRRLSGHPCMTLWCGDNELVGAINWFEESKKDRDRYLAMYERLNFALEECLTQEDPGIPFWPSSPSIGPLNFGDSWHDDTAGDMHFWDVWHSAKDFEHYRSVRPRFCSEFGFQSFPSMRVIESFTEPQDRNVSSPIMDVHQRNEGGNSRIVETIARYFRFPDGFRDMTYLSQIGQGLAMKTAIEFWRSNKPRSMGTLYWQLNDTWPVASWSSLEYGGGWKLLHYMARRFYAPVLVSAQPDIKSGQVTLWAVNDMPLPVTISIRLEAVSMTGAVRALGNCTLEVPTDRSIEAVALSHEEIGEDAILHIVWSSEDGAIKGENDYWPKRPKDYHIEQPTITAKELTTPTGDSVVELQTDKPAFFVSYHHGGDRLYSDNCFTLLPGRPKRLTILRQRRSDLPPIEAEVDFLEGL, from the coding sequence ATGCCACAGCATTTTTCTTCGCTTACCACCGAGCAGCCCCTTCATGACGGATGGAGCATCCGATGCCTGAGCAAGGGCATCGCGGATGGAGCTTCTGTGCCTTTTGCCGTGCCCGGTGATCTGCATTCGGCTCTTTTGGCCGAAGAGCTGATACCCGATCCCTACTGGCGCGATACCGAACAGAGCCTTGACTGGATTCACGAAAGCGAGTGGCTGGCCGAAACGTCTTTCCTGTTTGAGGGAGATCCGGCAGGTCGCTATGCATTAAGCTTTTTCAATGTGGATTGCCATGCGATCGTCACGCTCAATCATGTCGAAATCGGGCGCTGCGAAAGCCAGTTCCTACGCTATGATTTCACGCTCGGGGCGGCGCTCAAAAAGGGTGAAAATCTGCTATCCATACGGTTCCTCTCTAACAGCAAAGTGGCGCAGGCTTCCAAGGATGCCTTTCCTTTCCCCGTACCCTACATCTTCTGGAACTGTCGCCTGCCGCATTACAATTTCCTGCGCAAGACGCAATGTCATGCTGGCTGGGACTGGAACATCGCCCTGTCGCCGCTTGGCATTTATGGTGGCGTGACCCTCAAGCGTATTGACAAGTTGCGCCTTGATGATGTGCTGGTGCGCCAGCACCATGAGCAAGGGAAGGTGCGCTTGGAACTAACCGCCTTTTACGAGGCATTCGAACCTGCAGAGTTGACGCTCGCTGCCAATTTCGACGGGCGCGTCATCAGTGACCTTGTCACCATTTGGCCCGGCGAGGGCAAGGCAACCCTAGAGATAGAGGTCAAAGAGCCGCAGCTCTGGTGGCCCGTCGGGCAGGGAAGCCAGCCCTTATATGACCTAACCGTCATGCTGGACGGTCAGAGCATAAACCGCCGGGTCGGCCTGCGCACTGTGGAGTTGGTGACAGACAAGGACGATATCGGATCACGCTTTGCCTTCCGCATTAATGGTAGAGAGATCTTTGCTCGTGGTGCAAACTGGATACCTGGTGACGCATTGCCAGCGCGCGCAACGCCCGAGAAGGTCCGTGATCTGCTGACCTCGGCTGTTGAAGCCAACATGAACATGATCCGCGTCTGGGGCGGGGGGCAATATGAGCAGGACTGGTTCTATGAACTCTGCTCGGAACTGGGCATCATGGTTTGGCATGACTTCATGTTCGCCTGCAATCTCTACCCAGCTGCCGATCATCATTGGCTCGGTCTGGTGCGCGAAGAGGCGCGACAGCAGGTGCGGCGGCTTTCCGGCCATCCGTGTATGACCCTTTGGTGTGGCGACAATGAGCTGGTTGGCGCGATCAACTGGTTTGAGGAGAGCAAGAAGGATCGTGACCGCTATCTGGCCATGTATGAGCGGCTGAACTTTGCCCTTGAAGAATGCCTCACTCAGGAAGATCCGGGAATTCCCTTCTGGCCCTCTTCGCCCTCTATCGGGCCGCTCAATTTCGGTGATAGCTGGCATGATGACACTGCTGGCGATATGCATTTCTGGGATGTATGGCACTCGGCCAAGGATTTCGAGCATTATCGCTCGGTGCGCCCGAGATTCTGCTCCGAATTCGGTTTCCAGTCTTTCCCCTCCATGCGCGTGATCGAGAGCTTTACCGAGCCGCAGGATCGCAATGTTTCATCTCCGATCATGGACGTGCATCAACGCAATGAGGGTGGGAACAGTCGCATCGTTGAGACGATCGCTCGCTATTTTCGTTTCCCCGATGGCTTCCGGGATATGACCTATCTCAGTCAGATCGGGCAGGGTCTGGCCATGAAGACGGCGATTGAATTCTGGCGCAGCAACAAACCACGCTCCATGGGGACGCTCTATTGGCAGCTGAACGACACATGGCCGGTGGCCAGCTGGTCAAGCCTTGAATATGGAGGCGGCTGGAAGCTGCTGCACTATATGGCAAGGCGCTTTTATGCGCCGGTGCTTGTCTCTGCCCAGCCGGATATAAAGAGCGGACAAGTGACACTGTGGGCGGTGAATGACATGCCGCTGCCCGTTACGATTTCCATTCGCTTGGAAGCTGTGTCCATGACGGGTGCCGTGCGGGCCTTGGGAAACTGCACTCTTGAGGTGCCAACTGATCGCAGCATTGAGGCTGTGGCCTTGTCGCATGAGGAGATCGGTGAGGATGCCATCCTGCACATCGTCTGGAGCAGTGAAGACGGGGCCATTAAGGGCGAGAATGACTATTGGCCCAAGCGTCCCAAAGACTATCATATCGAACAACCAACTATTACCGCCAAAGAGCTGACAACGCCGACCGGTGATAGCGTGGTCGAGTTGCAAACGGACAAGCCCGCTTTCTTCGTCTCCTACCATCATGGCGGGGACCGCCTTTATTCGGACAATTGTTTCACTCTGCTGCCCGGTCGGCCCAAGCGCCTGACCATTTTGCGCCAACGTCGGTCCGATTTGCCGCCGATTGAAGCGGAGGTAGATTTTTTGGAAGGATTATAG
- a CDS encoding glycoside hydrolase family 28 protein, with protein MMTITASAITARTVALCLNPDGKARFFLPQKSHWTLYKTGEIVRSGETDRVITFIDCLDPATQYVFEVDTGESFTFTTAECAGRVDIRDFGARTEAANNGAAIAAALASVPVGGTLAIPEGLWHTGPLFLKSDMTLHLEPGATLTFITDRDQIPILPAHTAQGDMLGSWEGLPDACYASIVTAIGCTNLEITGSGTLDGAGAEGDWWSWPKERRNGARRARTLFLNNCEAVTVSGITVQNSPSWTVHPLYCHDIEFVALAIKNPADSPNTDGLDPECCSDVLLEGIHFTVGDDCIAIKACKRGDDGSDDHIRPCEHITVRHCYMERGHGAVVIGSEMSGSVRHVTVENCEFLGTDRGLRLKTRRGRGGEIAHVRCRNITMQEVHSAIVANCFYFCDHDGRSEWVQSRAPYPVDASTPSIHDIEISDLEIRDVRVAIGAFYGLPEMPIRSVSINNIHASFDNSTEGDVPVMALHVPTCHHVGFSTEFAELNFQNEHEYFPLSIEKE; from the coding sequence ATGATGACTATCACCGCGTCGGCAATCACCGCGCGAACAGTTGCCCTTTGTCTGAACCCGGATGGAAAAGCACGCTTTTTCCTGCCGCAAAAGAGCCACTGGACGCTTTACAAGACTGGAGAAATCGTGCGGTCGGGTGAAACGGATCGCGTGATCACCTTCATCGATTGCCTCGACCCTGCAACGCAGTATGTCTTCGAAGTGGACACTGGTGAGAGCTTCACCTTCACCACGGCAGAATGCGCTGGCCGGGTTGATATCAGGGATTTCGGTGCCCGCACGGAAGCGGCCAATAACGGCGCTGCGATTGCGGCTGCCCTCGCTTCGGTTCCCGTGGGCGGAACGCTCGCCATCCCGGAAGGGCTCTGGCACACGGGGCCCCTGTTTCTTAAAAGCGACATGACGCTGCATCTGGAGCCGGGAGCAACACTCACTTTCATCACCGACCGTGATCAGATCCCCATTTTGCCCGCCCACACGGCTCAGGGCGACATGCTCGGCTCGTGGGAAGGGCTGCCCGATGCCTGTTATGCCTCCATCGTCACGGCCATCGGCTGCACCAATCTGGAAATCACCGGCTCGGGCACGCTGGATGGCGCCGGCGCCGAAGGCGACTGGTGGAGCTGGCCCAAAGAACGCCGCAATGGCGCGCGCCGCGCCCGCACCCTGTTCCTCAACAATTGCGAGGCGGTGACCGTTTCGGGCATCACCGTGCAGAATTCTCCTTCATGGACTGTGCACCCGCTCTATTGCCACGACATCGAATTTGTTGCTCTAGCCATTAAAAACCCGGCCGACTCTCCCAATACGGACGGGCTCGACCCGGAATGCTGCAGCGATGTATTGCTTGAAGGCATTCATTTCACCGTGGGTGACGATTGCATTGCCATCAAGGCTTGCAAGCGCGGCGACGATGGCTCGGACGATCACATCCGCCCGTGCGAACATATCACCGTGCGCCACTGCTACATGGAGCGCGGCCATGGCGCGGTGGTCATTGGCTCGGAGATGAGCGGCTCTGTGCGCCATGTGACGGTTGAGAATTGCGAATTTCTGGGTACGGATCGTGGCTTGCGTCTCAAGACGCGACGCGGCCGTGGCGGTGAAATCGCCCATGTCCGCTGCCGCAACATCACCATGCAGGAAGTCCACTCGGCCATCGTGGCCAACTGCTTCTATTTCTGCGACCATGATGGCCGCTCTGAATGGGTTCAATCCCGTGCGCCCTACCCGGTCGACGCCTCGACCCCTTCCATCCACGACATAGAGATCAGCGATCTTGAAATCCGTGACGTCCGCGTTGCGATTGGCGCCTTTTATGGCCTACCGGAAATGCCGATTCGCTCCGTCTCAATCAACAATATCCATGCAAGCTTCGATAACAGCACCGAGGGGGATGTGCCCGTGATGGCTCTCCATGTCCCGACCTGTCATCATGTTGGTTTCTCAACGGAATTTGCCGAATTGAATTTCCAGAACGAGCATGAGTATTTCCCTCTTTCCATTGAAAAAGAATAG
- a CDS encoding molybdopterin-dependent oxidoreductase, translating into MKYTAAHWGAYEVHDNALKPVADDPAPSRIGKGWLSASRNLDSRILKPAIRKGWLEGDGGAKRCDDDVFVEVSWDEAAARVAEELTRISKTYGNSAIYGGSYGWASAGRFHHAQSQLKRFLNLAGGFVRARETYSHAAGEVLIPHILGMSQGQFQDQMTSWAHINEHCTMLVAFGGISGRPAQVASSGTAKHQTEQWLSQMKGRMVNVSPQKSDMPNAEWFSIRPGTDAALMLALCHTLLVEGLHDEAFLQKYTSGWPKLRAYLLGEMGEEARSADWAAPICDVAPEAIRQLARDMAASRTMINVAWGVQRTDHGEQPIWAGLALACMLGQIGQKGTGYGFGYGCVASIGRSTKNMAWPSIPQGKNPIDEFIPVARVTDMLLHPGESYQYNGTVRTYPDIHMVLWSGGNPYHHHQDLLRLEKGWQKPETVVVFEQGWTATARRADIVLPATTPLERTDIMLSKTEPSLIYMSPVHEPVGEATDDHEILRLIAAKMGLEEAFTQGRSQEEWLRWLWDGSRTLAQEQGMELPEFDQFKQQGLVRLEGDEETRIALADYISDPEAHPLGSESGKITLFNEAIASFGLDDCPGHPAWLMPVESTLNAPQGGLHMISAQSDTRLHSQNDQGSESLQSKIEGREVCRLHPDTAAERDISEGSIVRLYNARGATFAGVHFDPDLRHDCIALQTGAWFDAAEVEGARMDIHGNPNALTIDKGTSRLAQGNIGHTAIVFVESWEKPLPPLSVSRQPGFQSE; encoded by the coding sequence ATGAAATACACCGCTGCGCACTGGGGTGCCTATGAAGTCCACGACAACGCACTCAAACCTGTCGCGGATGATCCCGCCCCCTCGCGCATCGGCAAAGGCTGGCTCAGTGCTTCGCGCAATCTTGATAGCCGCATTCTAAAGCCTGCGATCCGCAAGGGCTGGCTGGAAGGCGATGGCGGGGCCAAGCGTTGCGATGATGATGTCTTTGTTGAAGTCAGTTGGGACGAGGCCGCCGCCCGCGTGGCCGAAGAACTGACCCGCATCAGCAAGACCTATGGCAACAGCGCAATCTATGGCGGGTCTTATGGTTGGGCGAGCGCCGGGCGCTTCCATCATGCGCAAAGCCAGTTAAAGCGCTTTCTCAATCTGGCGGGCGGTTTCGTTCGGGCGCGGGAAACCTATTCTCATGCGGCAGGCGAGGTGCTCATTCCTCACATTCTGGGCATGTCTCAAGGACAGTTTCAGGACCAGATGACCAGTTGGGCCCATATCAATGAGCATTGCACCATGCTTGTTGCTTTTGGGGGGATTTCCGGACGTCCAGCGCAGGTGGCATCCTCCGGCACCGCAAAGCACCAGACTGAGCAGTGGCTCAGCCAGATGAAAGGCCGCATGGTTAATGTCTCGCCGCAAAAGAGCGACATGCCCAATGCGGAGTGGTTCTCCATCCGCCCAGGCACGGACGCTGCGCTCATGCTGGCGCTTTGTCATACTCTGCTGGTGGAAGGCCTGCATGATGAAGCCTTCCTGCAAAAATATACTTCCGGCTGGCCAAAGTTGCGTGCCTATCTGCTCGGGGAGATGGGCGAGGAAGCCAGAAGCGCCGACTGGGCCGCCCCCATCTGTGATGTGGCGCCTGAAGCGATCCGCCAATTGGCCCGCGATATGGCCGCTAGTCGCACCATGATCAATGTGGCGTGGGGCGTTCAGCGCACGGATCATGGCGAACAGCCGATCTGGGCCGGTCTGGCGCTCGCTTGCATGTTGGGACAAATCGGACAGAAGGGCACCGGTTATGGTTTCGGCTATGGCTGCGTAGCCTCCATCGGGCGCTCCACCAAGAATATGGCATGGCCTTCCATTCCGCAGGGCAAAAACCCGATTGATGAATTCATTCCCGTTGCCCGCGTCACCGACATGTTGCTGCATCCGGGCGAAAGCTATCAGTATAATGGCACGGTGCGCACCTATCCCGATATCCATATGGTGCTCTGGTCTGGCGGTAACCCCTATCACCATCATCAGGATTTGCTGCGTCTCGAGAAGGGCTGGCAGAAGCCCGAGACCGTCGTCGTCTTCGAACAGGGCTGGACAGCCACCGCTCGCCGCGCTGATATCGTGCTTCCCGCCACCACGCCGCTGGAACGCACGGACATCATGCTCAGCAAGACCGAACCATCTCTTATCTACATGTCGCCGGTGCATGAGCCGGTTGGCGAGGCCACAGATGACCATGAAATCCTGCGTCTCATCGCGGCAAAAATGGGACTGGAAGAGGCTTTCACTCAAGGGCGTTCGCAGGAAGAGTGGCTGCGCTGGCTTTGGGATGGCTCCCGCACGCTCGCACAGGAGCAGGGCATGGAGCTACCCGAGTTTGACCAGTTCAAACAGCAAGGTCTTGTCCGACTGGAAGGCGATGAAGAGACTCGTATTGCGCTTGCCGACTATATCTCCGATCCGGAGGCACATCCGCTCGGATCGGAAAGTGGCAAGATCACTCTGTTCAACGAGGCCATTGCCTCATTCGGGCTGGATGATTGTCCCGGTCACCCTGCTTGGCTGATGCCGGTAGAAAGCACCCTAAACGCGCCGCAAGGTGGGTTGCATATGATTTCAGCCCAGTCAGACACGCGCCTGCACAGCCAGAATGATCAGGGCTCTGAATCTCTGCAAAGCAAGATAGAGGGGCGGGAGGTCTGCCGCTTGCATCCGGACACCGCCGCAGAGCGGGACATCAGCGAAGGTTCCATCGTCAGGCTTTATAATGCACGCGGGGCAACCTTTGCTGGCGTTCATTTTGATCCGGATCTGCGGCACGATTGCATCGCCTTGCAGACGGGCGCCTGGTTTGATGCGGCAGAGGTGGAAGGGGCGCGTATGGATATCCATGGCAACCCCAATGCCCTCACGATCGATAAGGGAACATCCCGATTGGCGCAGGGCAATATCGGGCATACTGCCATTGTCTTCGTTGAATCATGGGAGAAGCCTTTGCCGCCTTTGTCTGTGTCCAGACAGCCCGGATTTCAGTCAGAATAG
- a CDS encoding glycoside hydrolase family 88 protein, whose protein sequence is MLTSYFRHYAETYSAYKSGPICYEDGCLYRGLITLYEATGEQNWLDTLIAFAQKQVAPDGSMTGYELEEYNIDNILSGRAFLYLYKKTKDERYLKACQTLAKQLETHPKTDGGNYWHKKRYPYQVWLDGLYMGLPFQIEYGQMTGDEALIDNAISQLSHALEIMGVGQNGLYAHGYDESRAQSWADKETGLSPAHWSRAIGWLTVALVDICELVGKEKMGPVFARSVDLLGEIVKLQREQGAWLQVIDQPDLEGNYLESSATAMFSYALLKGARLGLGSELVAPGLKGHAYLEQLVADSDPQLLPNIVCVAGLGGFDGNYRDGTAEYYVTEMIRADDVKGVGPFMMASAEKLLLEK, encoded by the coding sequence ATGTTGACTTCTTATTTCCGCCATTACGCAGAGACCTACAGCGCCTACAAAAGCGGTCCGATATGTTATGAAGATGGCTGCCTATATCGCGGGCTGATCACCCTTTATGAAGCGACAGGCGAGCAAAACTGGCTCGATACCCTCATTGCCTTTGCCCAGAAGCAGGTCGCCCCTGACGGAAGCATGACGGGCTATGAGCTGGAAGAGTATAATATCGACAATATTCTTTCAGGCCGCGCCTTTCTCTATCTCTACAAGAAGACAAAAGACGAGCGTTATCTGAAGGCTTGCCAGACTCTGGCCAAGCAGTTGGAAACCCACCCCAAAACGGACGGTGGCAACTATTGGCACAAGAAGCGCTATCCCTATCAGGTGTGGCTTGATGGCCTCTATATGGGCCTTCCGTTCCAGATCGAATATGGCCAGATGACTGGCGATGAAGCGCTGATCGACAACGCCATAAGCCAGCTCTCCCATGCACTTGAGATCATGGGTGTGGGGCAGAATGGTCTTTATGCCCATGGCTATGATGAATCCCGCGCGCAATCTTGGGCAGACAAGGAAACGGGTCTTTCTCCCGCTCATTGGAGCCGAGCCATTGGTTGGCTGACCGTTGCGCTCGTCGATATCTGCGAACTTGTCGGCAAAGAGAAAATGGGGCCGGTCTTTGCACGTTCCGTTGATCTGCTTGGCGAGATCGTCAAGCTGCAAAGAGAACAAGGAGCCTGGCTTCAGGTGATCGATCAGCCAGACCTTGAAGGCAACTATCTGGAGAGTTCCGCAACGGCCATGTTCAGCTACGCGCTTTTGAAAGGCGCTCGCCTCGGACTTGGTTCGGAGCTTGTTGCGCCGGGCCTCAAAGGGCACGCCTATCTGGAGCAGTTGGTTGCCGATAGTGATCCGCAGCTATTGCCAAACATTGTCTGTGTTGCCGGTCTTGGCGGCTTCGATGGCAACTATCGCGATGGGACGGCCGAATATTATGTGACTGAAATGATCCGGGCAGATGACGTCAAGGGCGTTGGGCCTTTCATGATGGCCTCTGCTGAAAAGCTGTTGCTTGAGAAATGA
- the adhE gene encoding bifunctional acetaldehyde-CoA/alcohol dehydrogenase, with product MSVTNAAELDRQIARVKDAQAKFASFSQEQVDRIFRQAAFAAANARIPLAMMAAEETGMGVVEDKVIKNHFASEYIYNKYKDTPTCGILEEDEAGGTMTIAEPVGVICGIVPTTNPTSTAIFKALISLKTRNGIIFSPHPRAKKATCEAARLVLEAAVAAGAPKDIIGWIDEPTLDLSNALMRHPDINLILATGGPGMVKAAYSSGKPAIGVGAGNAPVVIDEHADIKRAVSSILMSKTFDNGMICASEQAVVIVDAVYEAVLDRFAKYGGCILSPKQTDALRRTVFPDGRLNSEIVGQSAYKIAELAGFSVPQETKVLMAEVDGVEDEAFAHEKLSPTIALYRRKDYKDAADTAARLVALGGIGHTSVLYTDQDRCSDRVEDFGKKMKTARILVNMPSSQGGIGDLYNFNVAPSLTLGCGSWGGNSISENVGPKHLINKKIVAKREENMLWHKVPKSIYFRRGCLVEAFKDLKGKQRALIVTDRFLFANGYVDEAVRLLKAQGIDVDIFADVEADPTLSIVRKGTEKCHAFNPDLIIAIGGGSPMDAAKIMWVMYEHPDVSFKDLALRFMDIRKRIYKFPKMGEKAMMIAIPTTSGTGSEATPFAVVTDDVSGQKYPLADYELTPDMAIVDANLVMNMPKSLTAFGGIDAVTHALEAYVSVMANEFSDGQALMALKLLKENLPSAYQNGANDPVAREHVHSGATIAGIAFANAFLGVCHSMAHKLGAAFHLPHGLANALLISNVIRYNATNNPTKQTAFSQYDRPKARARYAEVAHHLGLGGERTQNKVENLIAWIEELKSDLEIPASIKDAGVAEADFLAKIDEVAVAAFDDQCTGANPRFPLISELKQIMMDSYYGRPFIEAYEREEAKRQEAKALQESAKEKSASVVTLKTEKKKPA from the coding sequence ATGTCTGTTACCAATGCCGCCGAGCTTGATCGTCAGATTGCCCGTGTGAAAGATGCGCAGGCAAAATTCGCAAGCTTCTCCCAAGAACAAGTTGACCGCATTTTCCGTCAGGCCGCTTTTGCTGCTGCCAACGCACGCATTCCGCTTGCGATGATGGCTGCAGAAGAAACCGGCATGGGCGTTGTTGAAGACAAGGTGATCAAGAACCACTTTGCCTCCGAATATATCTACAACAAATACAAGGATACCCCCACCTGCGGCATCCTTGAAGAGGATGAGGCTGGTGGTACGATGACCATCGCCGAGCCTGTTGGCGTCATCTGTGGCATCGTCCCGACGACCAACCCGACCTCTACCGCTATTTTCAAGGCGCTGATTTCCCTTAAAACCCGCAATGGCATCATTTTCAGTCCGCATCCGCGCGCCAAAAAGGCGACCTGCGAAGCGGCGCGACTGGTGCTTGAAGCAGCCGTTGCAGCTGGTGCTCCAAAGGATATTATCGGCTGGATTGACGAACCGACACTGGATCTCTCCAACGCCCTGATGCGCCACCCTGATATCAATCTCATTCTGGCCACCGGCGGCCCGGGTATGGTGAAAGCAGCCTATTCGTCCGGTAAACCGGCCATTGGCGTGGGCGCTGGGAACGCCCCTGTTGTGATCGACGAACATGCCGACATCAAGCGAGCAGTCTCCTCAATCCTCATGTCCAAGACCTTCGATAACGGCATGATTTGTGCTTCCGAGCAGGCGGTGGTCATTGTGGATGCAGTTTATGAGGCCGTGCTGGATCGCTTTGCGAAATATGGTGGTTGTATCCTTTCACCAAAACAGACCGATGCACTGCGCCGTACTGTGTTCCCGGACGGTCGCCTCAACAGTGAAATCGTGGGCCAGTCCGCTTACAAGATCGCCGAGCTCGCCGGTTTTAGCGTGCCGCAGGAAACCAAGGTGCTTATGGCCGAGGTGGATGGCGTGGAAGATGAAGCCTTCGCGCATGAGAAGCTTTCGCCAACCATCGCCCTTTATCGCCGCAAGGATTACAAGGACGCCGCCGATACTGCAGCCCGGCTGGTCGCCCTTGGTGGCATTGGGCACACCTCCGTTCTCTACACCGATCAGGACCGATGCTCCGACCGTGTCGAGGACTTTGGCAAGAAGATGAAAACGGCCCGTATTCTGGTCAATATGCCTTCCTCGCAAGGCGGCATCGGTGATCTTTATAACTTCAATGTGGCCCCATCTCTTACGCTGGGATGTGGCTCATGGGGGGGCAATTCGATCTCTGAAAATGTCGGGCCGAAGCATCTGATCAACAAGAAGATCGTGGCAAAACGTGAGGAAAACATGCTTTGGCACAAGGTTCCAAAATCCATTTATTTCCGTCGCGGCTGTCTGGTTGAAGCCTTCAAGGATCTCAAGGGCAAACAGCGCGCGCTGATCGTGACGGACCGGTTCCTCTTTGCCAATGGCTATGTCGATGAGGCTGTTCGCCTGCTCAAGGCGCAGGGCATTGATGTCGACATCTTTGCCGATGTGGAAGCAGATCCGACGCTTTCCATCGTCCGCAAAGGCACCGAGAAGTGCCATGCCTTCAATCCTGATCTAATCATCGCCATCGGTGGTGGCTCGCCCATGGACGCAGCCAAGATCATGTGGGTGATGTATGAGCATCCAGATGTAAGCTTCAAGGATCTGGCCTTGCGCTTCATGGATATCCGCAAGCGCATCTACAAATTCCCGAAAATGGGTGAGAAGGCGATGATGATTGCCATACCGACCACCTCGGGTACCGGCTCGGAAGCCACCCCATTTGCTGTGGTGACGGATGATGTCAGCGGCCAGAAATATCCTCTTGCCGATTATGAACTGACTCCGGATATGGCTATCGTGGATGCCAACCTCGTCATGAATATGCCCAAGTCCCTTACGGCCTTTGGCGGCATCGATGCGGTGACCCATGCGCTGGAAGCCTATGTTTCTGTCATGGCCAACGAATTCTCCGATGGACAGGCGCTGATGGCGCTGAAACTGCTCAAGGAAAATCTACCGTCAGCCTATCAGAACGGGGCGAATGATCCGGTTGCCCGCGAGCATGTGCATAGCGGCGCTACCATCGCCGGGATCGCCTTTGCCAACGCCTTCCTTGGCGTATGTCACTCCATGGCGCATAAGCTCGGGGCAGCCTTCCATCTGCCACATGGTCTGGCCAACGCATTGCTGATTTCCAACGTCATCCGCTACAACGCCACCAACAACCCAACCAAGCAGACGGCATTCTCGCAGTATGACCGGCCGAAGGCACGGGCGCGCTATGCCGAGGTTGCCCATCATCTGGGGCTGGGCGGTGAGCGTACGCAGAACAAGGTTGAAAATCTGATCGCTTGGATTGAAGAGCTGAAATCAGATCTGGAAATCCCCGCTTCCATCAAGGATGCAGGGGTTGCCGAAGCCGACTTCCTTGCCAAGATTGATGAAGTGGCCGTGGCTGCTTTTGATGACCAGTGCACCGGCGCCAACCCGCGCTTCCCGCTCATCTCCGAGCTCAAGCAGATCATGATGGACAGCTATTACGGTCGCCCCTTCATCGAAGCCTACGAGCGCGAAGAAGCCAAACGGCAGGAAGCCAAGGCGCTGCAAGAAAGCGCGAAAGAAAAAAGTGCGAGCGTTGTAACCCTCAAGACGGAGAAGAAAAAGCCCGCATAG